AAATCAATGTTTCGAACAGTTGAGGAGTCACTTTCAGATGAGTCTGCGTCAGTAGTTTGAACAaaaccatcttcttcctctttgttAGTTAAAACACTAGTTGAAGGTTTTTCAGGTTTACTGGAGGAAGGTTTTTCAATCTTGATATTTTTTAgcatttgattaatttgatcaagagttttggtttgttttgttaTGGGATCAAAGATTGGCCTTTTTTCTggtaaaataatcaaaggtttGTTAGTAGACTGGGAAACAGGTGTTGAAGATTGGATAGAAAttggattttctatcttttcttctATCCTATCCAGTTGTTGTCCTATGGTTTGGAGATAAGtagtagaaaaattattctgttggataattttctttgtttcgGACAAAACTGTGTtaatttcttgattattgaacTCAGTATTGGGTACTTTAAAAGGTGAAGCGGTTAAATCAACACCTAAATGAGAAATAACAATTGCCTCTAAAGGAGGATGACTGGACTTAACAGTAGTCCTTCATTCTTCCTTGACAAAATCAGTTTTTAAaacattcaaactattttttgaaacataataattttcaaggaaatcaaagaaaagaatatgtttttgttcggtgttcatcttttctttccatttgcgtttaacAAGTGATTTTTCAAGATTAGAAAAAGTcgcatgataagtttttctcttatcacggttttcttttgaattgtaaTCTTTGAACAGAgaaattaaatctatttcaaaataatttttgttaatgACATTAAGCTGACTAGGTAAATGAGCAATGGAAGCAACCATATCTGAAGCTGTAGGAGACAAAGTTGAAGTATCTTCATCATCCTTGTTAGcttcttcctttatggattTGCCTTTAGATGTTTCAACATCTTTGGCTGAATAAAAGGCAGAGGTAATTTGAGAGGATGTAGAAAgccctttcatttttaaatcagaATTATTTAAAACAGGTTGAGCAGCTTTTGCAGAATCCTTAAGAAAGATATTGAGATTTTGATATCTTCTTTCACAGTCTTCTGCTGCAGGATTAAAAGAAGATCTAGATCCAGCAAAAGAGTTTCTTCTGAAACTTGTAGCCGGAGTTGAATCAAATCTAATTTTGACAGTACCATCTAAATATTGTTGAATATAATCAAGATCAGGTTTGACAGTTAAGATGGGAGCAGGTGGAACTTCTTGGTTTAGGAtccattcattaggaagagaAATATCTTTCCAATGAATCATTGTTGGAACCTTTACGTTGGCATCAGGGGTAGAACTTTGGATTAACAAAGTTTTTCCTCCTGTAGATTTCAGAacagttttgggatttaaagttgattttaaaACCCTGTAATAGATTCGGTAAATAACAGCAAGGGGTTTGCTTCCTTTGATTATATCATAACCAGAGGTAGCAATGTTTAAAGTTAAAGCTTTTAGAATATTTGGATCATTCAAAACAAGTGGTAAATCAGGAAAGAAATCAAAGTAAACAGGACCATTGAACAAAGAAGATTGAATCATACCAAGAATGCTAGTTTCAAACTGATTATGTCTAGCATCTCTTAAGCATAGAAGAATAGAAGCATTAATTCCCAATCTTGTTAATGGTTTAATAGCGATCTGAACAGATCCAATATGAAGAAACTTATAACCTTTCGACAGGAATTCCTGTATGGATTTCTTAGtgaaaagataatatttttcttgaacattGGAGACTTTACAAGTTTGTTCAACAGTTTTaactttgaattctgaattaaAACTGAAATTAGACTTAAACCAACTTGTTTGATAAATAGAACTGAGTTGAATACGTGGAATCGTCCATTGATTCTAGTTAACAGAAGGATCAGTTTCTTCAACCGAGAAATCTTCCTCATTAATGATATCAATGGGTTCAATCCTGGAACTGGAACTAATAGTTGAATTAGATCTATACATTTTACTTACtttgtttttaaacaaaacagtGCCTCACACCTCAGAAGTCTCAGGTACTCTCAAAGCTAATCTCACCCTGGTGTCCAAATGCCCTACGCTTACCTAGCAACGGGTCTTACAGGACAGTAGGTCTCTTGACAAGTCTGGGGATAACTAGACAGAGTAGGAGCTCGGTCTTTGGTTTGTAGAACAACAAAACAAGTGAAATGATAAGAAGTAATTACGAACTATTAATTACTAGGAGCCGAAAAGATGGCTCTGATAAATGTACCTCTTTTCGGCTCCTGGTAATTAATTACCAGGAGACCTCTTTTGACAAATAGTTAtttttgatcatatatatatatatatgatcactaTCATGCCTTGGGACAAATGATTCCCAATATCTTAATCAGGAGTACTAATGTTAGTGTGTCGCGTAGCTTTGATCTGCCCATCGGTATAAAgtctacattttattttttattcttttattttttttaaataaacatcttcaagtatttaaaaaaatatatcaatatattaaaaatcactttcttaactattaaacaattttttctttaaaaaaaatttaatatatgaacggtcaaaatgaaaaaacaaactcATGAGATAGACAAGAATTTTCCCTTAATTAGTAGATTGCTTAGCGCATGAAGTTTGCTTCATTTAGAGCACTCCTAATggaatatgcatatgcaaaaaaaaaaaaaagagtcactTTTAACTATTACGGATCAAAATTTAGCTGCAATGGATTATGTAAAGTCAAAAAGTTTGACTTTTAGctacaatatttttaaagtaaagtCAAATTTGATATGAACTGTTCAATGACCAAatgtttagtttattatttttttggtaacactctctctctttcctctacattttttttaaaaaactgtcagtttttttagtttttactgTAACAATTAATGTCAACAAGGGTTATTAGCattatattgaattttatataagtttaattagacatttgtggttattaatattaaatgaccattaaaaatataattttttaaccaataatttaattagaatataattactaattaacatataattagtataatggtaaaatatgatataaataaatatattaaaaaatattaaattaatattattttttattatataaaaaataaatagataattcaatacGAGGACTTGTATAAATAGAATagtcaaaaattaaattcatttcaaatttataaaaatttctttttaattttaactaatCCATTGAAGATGCTTTTACAAATTATGGATTcctattaatttatcattttctataAATTAATGGGTTTCTTAAAAGGGCGTTGCTCTGATCCATTTGCACCACTCACGTGGATAGccttattttttggaaaatgctaGCCGAACCAAGAGTTTGGATAGAGAATCAACTGATAACacgtgtaattttttaattgacacatataaaatattttaataaagaaaattcagattctttctccctccctctcGGCTGAAAGTACAGGTCTAAATTCCTTTCTTCGCACGCCTCCCTCCCGCTCGGCTGAAAATGCAAAACTGAACTTATGAAGAGCTCCACTTCCATTTTTGGCAAAAACTAGTCGGCAGAGTTCCATTTCTGGGGTGGACATGAAGTTTCTAGGAATATGGTatgcttctctcttactctgTATTTGTTTCTCTCTCTAAGTTTCACTTCTCTATTTTAGGTTTTCTTGCAAGATTGGTATGAAGTgtctggaatttttttttttttattcatttatttgacCGCTTGTTTCGTTTGTGAATCTGTCTGATGTTACCAATACGAGGCCGTGTCGTCGGAAGTTACCATTACGAGGTTGGTTGATTTGAACATTTCCTTTTCCATTTCATTggttttgctttatttatttatttatttatttttggtgggGGGTTAGGGGCTTCGTCGTAAGTTACCATTACCATAATCTCCACGGATCTCCTCATTCCATTCACATCCTAAAACCCTCCTCCCTCCATAACTTCGTGATTTATGTAGCATCCTATGAGTAATGCCGAATACATTGTAAGGATCTGCAAGTTCTGTTCGAGCCGCATGGGAAAGAGTATGTAAATCTAAAAATCATATGTCAAAATGTAAGAGCCTGATGGCTGATACAATGTATATAACAATTAAGAAGTTCTACATTTCGGTTTTTAATCAACAAAACATCTATTCCTAATCTTAAAACCAAGGTGTAGCGTCTTAATTGAATGTGCAATTCACATGACTTATTCTTCAATTAGAATACGTACAATTGAAATCGCATTGGAActattataaagagtaataacatcttttttaaacaaaatgtgATTTCATATACAATCTACTTTTTATCATGACTCAAAATAGAGAATATCATAGAAGTGGTATGCTCAATATTATCTTCCACCCTTAAAACTGGAATGGATAGAGAATCATAACGATGAACGAAAATTTGATGTCCTCTGCACCAAAAAATGGCAGATACACCAAAACTTGGACATGAAAAAGAAATCTATCTTATTATCTCTGAGATCTTCCCCTCCCTGATCTCAGTTCTCTCATCTCCTCATTATATTGCATTCACACAACattgaggaaaaagaaaaagatctgGTGATCATGATGAAAAATCAAGATCAGTAAATCATCTACACATTTGAGGATGCTGAGAAGGTGTAAGCTCACAATGATCCGGTGAGTAGCACCCAATCTTTTCCTTGTCTGCATCGAAACCAAGCTGTTCATGCAGGTAAAGtgcctctcttttctcttcaaCCACCTTCAAGATTTTCTCGAACACAGACACTTGGCAGGGAATCTTGAGCACTCCTTCTTGCTGAAAGCCAAATTCTTCTTCGGCTTCTCGCAGTAACATCCCAAATGCTTGGTGGCCCAAGTACTGTGTTGGGATGATGAATCTCTTCAGCTCCTTCCCTACACAAACGGCAAGAAAGCCTTTTGGCACGACATCATTGGAAGCCCCCGAAACATCTGAGAAGGGGAGTGTTCTCTTCAGGAATTTGATGCTCTTACTGCCATTGCTAGTGGTACTGCTACTACTACTGCTGGAAGTAGCAGAAGAAATAGAATTAGAGCTGTTTTTTGTAGCATTTGCAAGCTTTTTCCACTTCTTGAGGATCTGTTGAAGCCCGACATTATCTTTGATCTTGTTAGACATGTTGGATTTGTTTGAATCCATTGAAGTTAGTGATTGCCACAGAAAAATTAAGATCAGCTGCTGGGACTTTAATTTCTTCTACCTCAGATACTCCTCAAGTGGATGGTGGTGCAAGTATTTAAAGAagttgaaaataattattttgttaattaatCATCATTTGATAgtttacttttaattttaggGGACCGACTTCGGTTAGTGCAGGTGCCACAACTGCCCAGCACTCACTAGCTAAAGGAATCGAAACCCAGcaatagggtttttttttttgtttgtttgtttgtttgtttaattaGTGATGATTAATCCCAGGGTGATCATGAACTTATAGATTTCAACCTCTCTCTTGGATTCTGTACTCTTttaacttattattttattctaaaaataaataaaattagttcgTGCATTATACTTCTGTCATTtgatataaattcaaatttatgaaatatttaattaaatgagatatagttcagaaaaattcaaaatcagatattttttttatataatttattacgaGTTGTTCTAATCACAGTCCAAACCCTACTGGCCATAGATCTTTGATCCGTCTCGATGTCTTTATAGAGATATCTTGATGCCTAATAATTAATGCTATTTAGGTCAATGGGTAGTCTTTATTCATTGAATTCCGGGGTCCTTAGAAGGACGTGGAAGATAGCACTCAAGAAATTCCACGTGAAACGCCAAAATCTTTCtataaagaaagagagaaaaagatatATACGCAATTAGCACGCAAGTTCATGACATCTTAATACTGGGTGGGAACATGCAATATGGACATCATCTTTTTCATTCAATGCATGGactaaaattgaattaattaatgattatttatgaaaattatggtgttGTCATATACTTGAATTTTCAATAGgttccaaataaataaaaatatgaccGAATTGACCTTCAACCTCTTCACTCTTCGAGACGGAttggaagaagagagaaaaagagagggaatTTTCGGAGAAAAGAGgaatcaaaattaattataataattcaaaCTATATACTCAAATTCAATGGAATAAGAAAATGATATAgaattttgctacgtacaagcgAATTTGTATATCAATCTGCATATTGATACTTatgcatttatatttaaaattcaaattgataCAGTTTTCAGTACAGTTTATTTtctgaccaatcatattagatgaTCCACGTATTAGTGTGTAGAATCACTTACAAttagacttttttttatatatatacatacatttgCATATGGTTAGCATGTAGAGCAGACTGATTATGCTTTAGgcttatttaatttaaacacaattgactggtggtgtttttttttcccccttatttttctttaattacaaGTCCATCCCAAATGCAACTGCAAAATAATTCATGGAGAGTTACAACtatggaaataaataaaataaaaatgtggtaAGATTGCAAGACGTTGCATTAAAATATTAAGTAAATTAAGTATAAATGTGAAGTTTACGATGTGGGTAGCTAGAAGATGGACAAAATAATCGTACACTTAGGTTTAAGAGCACATTAAATtccaattattttgtttattggtatagatatacatatatactacAAATCTACTTTTCTATTTGTAGACCGAATGGTataaatctacttttttattttttgttttattttcaaccattttttatacatctttaaacatttttaaacaataaaaaatattaattcacaaataatcaattccttaataattaagtaaaaataaaaataaataatacaatcAATCAAGATTGTcagtccattttttttttgttcaagaagcatttttcatatatatatatatatatgatcactaTCATGCATTGGGACAAATGATTCCCAATATCTTAATCGGGAGTACTAATGTTAGTGTCTCGCGTAGCTTTGATGCTGCCCACCGGTATAAAgtctacattttattttttattcttttcttttcacattttttaaataaacatctttaagtatttaaaaaaaatatatcaatatattaaaaattactttcttaactattaaacatttaaaataaataaataaatatatgaacggtcaaaatgaaaaaaacaaactcaTGAGACAGACTAGAATTTTCCCTTAATCAGTATATT
This genomic interval from Carya illinoinensis cultivar Pawnee chromosome 2, C.illinoinensisPawnee_v1, whole genome shotgun sequence contains the following:
- the LOC122300843 gene encoding auxin-responsive protein SAUR72-like produces the protein MDSNKSNMSNKIKDNVGLQQILKKWKKLANATKNSSNSISSATSSSSSSSTTSNGSKSIKFLKRTLPFSDVSGASNDVVPKGFLAVCVGKELKRFIIPTQYLGHQAFGMLLREAEEEFGFQQEGVLKIPCQVSVFEKILKVVEEKREALYLHEQLGFDADKEKIGCYSPDHCELTPSQHPQMCR